Genomic DNA from Candidatus Krumholzibacteriia bacterium:
GGCGTCGAGCAAGCGGCGGGGCACGAAGCTGGCGAGACGCGGGTTCGCCCACACATCGGTCTTACCATACCAGTAGTTCTCACCGAACAAACCGCCGTAGCCGACGATGAGAGTGGGCGTGTAAGCGACATGGCTCCCGCTCCAGAGCTGCACCACGTCCTTGTACACCTTCCCGAGCGGGATGGAGTGCTCGATTCCGGTGTGCCCGTCCACGATCATGTTCATGTTGTGCTGGAAGAGCGAGCCGCCCTCGGGGACGACGAGCATGCCCAGCTCGCGGGCCGCCGCCAGCACCTGCTGGCGCTGGTCGCGCCGCGGCTGGTTGTAGCTCTTGACGCTGAAGGCGCCCGCGGCGCGCAGGCGTTCGAGGTGAGCCCGCGCATCGGGCAGGCTGTCGATCTCCGCTTTGAAGTCGTACTTGGCGCCGTACAGGATGGTGCCGGTGGAGAAGATACGCGGTGCCACGATAGAGCCGGCGCGGGCGAGCTCGCTGGCGGCGAAGATCTCGCCGGTGTCGTTCGAAGGATCATGCAGTGTGGTGACCCCGAAGGCGAGGGCGGCGTAGTCGACCCAGCTCTGCTCCGGGATGATCTGATCCTGTCCCATGGGCCCATGCCAGTGGACGTCCACGAAACCCGGCACGATGGTGTTGCCCGCCACGTCGACGACGAAGGCGTCCGAGGGGACCTGAACCGCGGCGCTGGGGCCGACGGCGACGATGCGGTTGCCCTCCACGAGGAGGACGCCGTCGGTGATGCCCTCGTCGCCCCGCATGGTCACGAGCCGGGCGCCGGTGAAGGCGACCTTGCCCTGCGGCGCGTCGCTCGCGACCTCGAAGCCGAGGTCGCGCCCGTGCTCTGGCAGCTCGGGCAGCTTCTCCGGGGCGCCGGGTACGAAGGTGAATGCCTGGACGAGGTCGCGCTCGAAGAGCTCGGGGCCGAGCGACCAGTAAAGCTTCTTCGCATCCCCCGACCAGTGCAGCGACTCGCCGGCGTTGCGTGACACCCGCGTGGCCGGAAGGTTCTTCATCTTCGGGCCGATCTCGATGGTCTTGCCGGCGGGTACGAAGGGCGCGATGTAGGTGCGATAACCCTCCTCGAAGGCCACCCAGCGGTCGTCGGGAGAAACACGCATGGCGGTGAAGTAGACGCCCTTCAGGTGCTCGCGGCGGTCGCTGCCGTCGAGCTCGACGCTGACGAGCTCGCGCTTGTCGTCGTCGTCCCCCTTCACCTCCACCAGATAGACGCGGTCGTTGGCGGCGCCGAAGTGCGGCGTGAAACCGTCGAGGGTCACGAGTTGCGGCGTTCCTCCCGCCGCCGGGACCCAGTAGATACCCGGTTCGTGGGACCACTCGGGCGAACGCAGCGAGCCACCCTGCACCGCGCGGTAGACGATGCGCCGACCGTCGGGGGAGAAGACGGGCTCGACGAAGTGGCCCGGATGGGGCGTCACCTTGCGGCCGTCGCCGCCACGGGCGGAGACGACGCGCACCGCACCGAGCTCGTCGTCGTCCCAGCTGACGTAGACGATGGATTTTCCGTCCCGCGACCAGGACGGATAGAACTCGAAGTGATCGTTCTGGCTCGTCAGGCGGCGCGGCTTGCCGTCGGGAAGGGCGCGGATGTAGAGATGCCCGAGCGCCTGGTAGACGACGTTGTCGCCCCGTGGCGATACCTGCACCCAGCGCAGCATCTTGGTGTGGAAGCGCGCCGGGGCGACCTCGCGAGAGGAATGCACCGCTTCCACCAGGGTGCGCGAGTCGCGCACGTGGAAGGGGATCACGGTGGCCGAGCCGCTCGCGACCTCGAGCCGGTGGAACTTGCCGCCGCACCAGAAGACGAGGGCGCGGCTGTCCGGCGTCCAGGCCAGGCCGGGATAAACGCCGTGGATCGCCCAGGTTTCCTGCAGGTCGCGGTCGAGGCCGTCGAAGAGAGCGCGCTCGTGGCCCGAGTCGACGTCGGCCAGGAGGAGGACGGTCTTGCCACGCACGCGGCGAATGAAGGCCAGCTTCTTGCCGTCGGGCGAAGGCGTCGGACGGATGGCGCCGCCCGGACCGCTCACGAAGACGATGGTGCGGCCATCGCGACGATCGAGGCGTTTGATGACGTAGATCTGCGTGTTCGGATCCTTGTTGTACTCGAAGCGCGAGCCCGGCGTCGCGTCTTGGCTGTAGTAGAGGTAGCGGCCGTCGGGGGAGAAGGCGGGTTCGCCGAGATCTTTCTGCTCGTTGGGTTTCTCCGTCATCTGCACGCCTTCGCCACCGGAACGGTGGTAGAGCCAGATCTCGCCGGCGCCGGCGGAGCGCGTCGAGGTGAAGTGCTTGCGCGCGGCGATGTACTCGCCGTCCGGCGTCCAGGTGGGGCTGTTGAGCAGGCGGAAGGTTTCCTGGGTGACCGCCTTCGGCTCGCCGCCCTCGCGGGGCATGACCCAGATGTTGTCGCCGCCGCCGCGGTCGCTGGTGAAGGCGATGCGCGCGCCGTCAGGGCTGAAGCGCGCCTGCTCGTCCCAAGCGATGCCGCTGGTGAGAGCCTTGGCTTCGCCACCGGTGCTGGGGATGACATAGATGTCACCCAGGAGGTCGAAGACGATCTGCTTGCCGTCGGGGCTCACGTCCACGCTCATCCAGGTGCCTTCGTCGGTGTCGATCGCCACCTCCACCTTCGGTCCCGGCGGGTTCATCACGTCCCACTTCTTCGCCTCCTTCGCTGTGGCAGCGGGGGCATCCTGCGCCGGCGCTGGCGCGGCGAGCGCGAGGGCGAGCGAGGCGGGAACGAACGCGGGGAGGAGGAAGCGCAGCATGCGTGTCCTTTCGCGCTGGCGTGCAAGGTGTGGAGTGAGTCTCGAGCCTCGCAGACCCGCTGTGGGCGCAGGCGAGCGCGGCGCGCGGGAAGCGCGTCGCCCGCTTCGCTCCACCTCTCGGGTCAGGGCCCAGAGAATATAGCGCATCGGGCTCGGGTCAGAAGGTGTGCCGCGCGAGGGGCCGCGGCGGCCGCACCGCGGCAAGTTTGGGGCGAGGGAGCAGGACTGCGGCAGGGTGCAGGACCCTGCCTCAGGAGATGTTGCGGTACACCGTGACGACGGAGGTGCGGTCGTCGCCGCCCATGTTGGCGGCGACACCCCAGAGCGGCCGCTGCGCCATCTGGTAGTCGCCGGCCCGACCCTTCTGCTGCTTGAAGATCTCGACCGCCTGCTTGACGCCGGTGGCGCCCACAGGGTGGCCGAAGGCGAGCAGTCCGCCGCCGGTGTTGACCGGTAGGCGGCCCGTGAGGGTCGTGGTCCCGTCTTTGACCAGGTCGATGGCACGGCCCTTGGGGGCGAAATCCAGGGCCTCGTACATCAAGAGTTCGGTGACGCTGAAGCAGTCGTGCACCTCGGCGACGCCCACGTCCTTCGGCCCGATGCCGGCGTCGCGGTACGCCTCTTGGACAGCAACGCGCGTGGTGGCGAGCTCGAGGGGATCGGTCACCTCGTCGAGAGGCGCGGTGGCGTGACCGTAGGCGACGATCTCCACCGCATCGCTCGGGCGCTTGCCGACGCGGGCGAGGCCCGCCTCGGAGACGAGGAGGAGGGCGGAAGCGCCGTCGGAGACCTGGGAACAATCGGAGATCTTCATGAAGTCGCGGAACTCGGCGTTCTCCAGGAAGGCCGGGTTCTTGTCGGAGGCGCGACTGGCGTTCTCCAGGCTCATCTTCACCGCCTGCATGTGAGCGTGCGGGTTCTTGTTGGCGTTGGCGTAGGCCTTCACCACGACCTGGGCGATGTCGGCCTCGGTGATGCCGTAGGCGGCGCGGTAGGCCTTGGTGCGGCGCGCGAACAAACAGGGGAACGTGAACGGATCGCAGGAACGCTGCGTGGCGTAATGGGCGGCGCGGGCAAGGTAGTCGGCGCCCTCGGCGGCGCCGACTGTGGTTTGCACTTCGACGCCGGAGACGAGAACCACGTCGTAGCCAGCAGAGAGCGCATCGACACCGGCGAGAAGCGCCAGGCCGCCCGAAGCGCAGGCGCCTTCGAGTCGCGCGAAGGGTTTGTACTTGAGGTCCGGGTGCGCGCCGGCGACGACGGCGCCCAGGTGCCCCTGCTTGGCGAAGAGCTCGCCAGTGAAGTTCCCCACGTAGCCTTTTTGCACCGCCGAGGCAGGGACGCCGGTTTTCTCCAGGGCGGCGAGGACCGCCGTTTTCAAGTGCTGTTCCAGCGTCGGGTTCTGGCGTTTGCCGAAATCCGGGTGTCCCTTCCAGATGAATTCCGGGTGGAACTTGCCGATGAAGCCGCTGTGTGCGCCTCCGATCAGGAAGGTGCGGCGGGCCGGTTTCATGTCTGCCTCCGGGGGTGCTCGTTCTGTGCAGCGGCAGTTTCGGATGCCTTCGAGCCCGATCGGGAACCAAGGTCGCGCCGGGTGAGTGCCGCTCGGCAGCGTTCTCTCCAGAACATAAGTGATGGAGGCCTAAGGTGGTCCAGGCCTCTTGACCTACTGCTCATATGTTCAGTATATTTTCGGGGCCCTCCCCCTTGGAAAGCGCCTGGTCGCGCCAGCGAGGCTGGTGGCGGCGCCCAGTCCCTGGATGCCGAAGCACGGCTGCGGCGGACGAGCAATGTCTCACCCCCGCCGGTCAGGCGAGAGGCGAGGTTCAAGGTCATGATCGAATCGATCCAGGAACCCATCGAAGTGCTGGCCCGCTTCGAGCGGGGGAAGCTGCTGCCGTTCCGTTTTCGCTGGAACCAGAGCGTCTTCCGCATCGCCAAGGTGACCGGGGCATGGGAAGACCGGGAGGGGCAGCACCGGCGGCTGCATTTCTCGGTGCTCACGGACAACGACGATTATTTCGAGCTGCGCTTCCACAGCGGCGATTTCACCTGGATCCTGAGCAAGGCGTCCCTCGACGCCTGAAGGAGGCACGTGCGTTACGCGATCCACGTGGACATGGACGCTTACTTCGCCTCCATCGAGCAGCTAGCCAACCCGCACTGGCGCGGCAAGCCCGTGATCGTGGGCGGAGCGCCGGGGACGCGTAGCGCGGTAGCGTCGGCGTCGTACGAGGCGCGCGCCTTCGGGGTGCGCGCCGGTATGCCGACGCACGAAGCGCAGCGCCTCTGCCCGCAAGGGATTTTCGTGCCGGGAAACTCGTCGCACTACGTGCACACTGCGGTGCGGCTCTACCGGTTGCTCGAACGCTTCTCGCCTCGCGTCGAGCCTGCCAGCATCGACGAGGCTTATGTGGAGGTGGTCACCGAGGACGACGTGCGCCCCTTGGGGCGACGGATCATGGCGAGCATCGAAGCGGAGCTGCAGCTCACCGCGAGTCTCGGCATCAGTGATTCCAAGTACCTGGCGAAGGTGTGCTCCGCTTTCGACAAGCCGCGCGGTCTCACCCTGCTCCACCGCGCCGAAGTGCCGGAGAAACTCTGGCCGCGGCCGTTGCAGGTGCTGTTCGGGGTCGGAGAAAAGACCGCGGCGCGGCTCCACGCCCTCGGCTGCACCACCGTGGGAGACGTGGCGCACTTGCCGGTGGAGGCGCTGGAACGCGAGTTCGGAATCGTCGGCGTCAGCTTGCACGACCTCGCCTCGGGGCGCGATCGCTGGCGGGTGGTGACGCCCTCGGAATCTGCCGATGCCCGCTCCATCGGCCACGAGCACACGCTGGAAGAGGATGTCTACGAGCGCAGCGTCGTCGAGGCGTTGCTGAGCGGTCTGGCGGAGCGAGTGGCCCGCCGGGCGCGGCGAGCGGAGATGGCGGGAAGGCGTCTCGTGCTCAAGCTGCGCGACCCTCGCTTCTTCACGATCACCCATGGTCGGGTGTTGCCGCGGGCGGTGGACACAGCGGAGGAGATCTTCGCTACCGCGCGCCTGCTCCTCGAGGAGACCCGCTTCTGGGAGCGAGGCGTTCGCCTCGTCGGTCTTTCCCTGCAGTTGCTCGTGGGCACCGGAGCGGCCAGGCAGCTGCGTTTCGACTTCGCCGCCGGTGCCGAGAAAAAGAGCCCCGTGGTGGATCGCATCCGCTCCAAGTACGGCGAGCACGCCATC
This window encodes:
- a CDS encoding amidohydrolase family protein — translated: MLRFLLPAFVPASLALALAAPAPAQDAPAATAKEAKKWDVMNPPGPKVEVAIDTDEGTWMSVDVSPDGKQIVFDLLGDIYVIPSTGGEAKALTSGIAWDEQARFSPDGARIAFTSDRGGGDNIWVMPREGGEPKAVTQETFRLLNSPTWTPDGEYIAARKHFTSTRSAGAGEIWLYHRSGGEGVQMTEKPNEQKDLGEPAFSPDGRYLYYSQDATPGSRFEYNKDPNTQIYVIKRLDRRDGRTIVFVSGPGGAIRPTPSPDGKKLAFIRRVRGKTVLLLADVDSGHERALFDGLDRDLQETWAIHGVYPGLAWTPDSRALVFWCGGKFHRLEVASGSATVIPFHVRDSRTLVEAVHSSREVAPARFHTKMLRWVQVSPRGDNVVYQALGHLYIRALPDGKPRRLTSQNDHFEFYPSWSRDGKSIVYVSWDDDELGAVRVVSARGGDGRKVTPHPGHFVEPVFSPDGRRIVYRAVQGGSLRSPEWSHEPGIYWVPAAGGTPQLVTLDGFTPHFGAANDRVYLVEVKGDDDDKRELVSVELDGSDRREHLKGVYFTAMRVSPDDRWVAFEEGYRTYIAPFVPAGKTIEIGPKMKNLPATRVSRNAGESLHWSGDAKKLYWSLGPELFERDLVQAFTFVPGAPEKLPELPEHGRDLGFEVASDAPQGKVAFTGARLVTMRGDEGITDGVLLVEGNRIVAVGPSAAVQVPSDAFVVDVAGNTIVPGFVDVHWHGPMGQDQIIPEQSWVDYAALAFGVTTLHDPSNDTGEIFAASELARAGSIVAPRIFSTGTILYGAKYDFKAEIDSLPDARAHLERLRAAGAFSVKSYNQPRRDQRQQVLAAARELGMLVVPEGGSLFQHNMNMIVDGHTGIEHSIPLGKVYKDVVQLWSGSHVAYTPTLIVGYGGLFGENYWYGKTDVWANPRLASFVPRRLLDARARRPVVAPPEEYGHMANAAVAKRLLDAGVQVQLGAHGQREGLGAHWEMWMFVQGGMTPLEALRCGTLHGARYLGMDRDIGSLEVGKLADFVVLERNPLEDIRNTDSARYTVLNGRVYDAHTMDELGRRPRKRHSFYFERTETSASLETLLQDQHRCAGCRMEP
- the dinB gene encoding DNA polymerase IV, which codes for MRYAIHVDMDAYFASIEQLANPHWRGKPVIVGGAPGTRSAVASASYEARAFGVRAGMPTHEAQRLCPQGIFVPGNSSHYVHTAVRLYRLLERFSPRVEPASIDEAYVEVVTEDDVRPLGRRIMASIEAELQLTASLGISDSKYLAKVCSAFDKPRGLTLLHRAEVPEKLWPRPLQVLFGVGEKTAARLHALGCTTVGDVAHLPVEALEREFGIVGVSLHDLASGRDRWRVVTPSESADARSIGHEHTLEEDVYERSVVEALLSGLAERVARRARRAEMAGRRLVLKLRDPRFFTITHGRVLPRAVDTAEEIFATARLLLEETRFWERGVRLVGLSLQLLVGTGAARQLRFDFAAGAEKKSPVVDRIRSKYGEHAIGLARSLEAGERPRRGSEFPTFRPPEVGRDG